In a single window of the Tautonia rosea genome:
- a CDS encoding FAD-binding oxidoreductase yields the protein MNWPDTSNEFPLGDGRFGSAVERPTDRESLAACVLKHVSDGAAIYPQGGRTALETGGPPDRPGIVLDVQGLSRVIDYPVADMTVTVEAGMTLAALQQLLRSEGQRLPLHAPFAERATLGAIYATDTSGPTRFGLGRPRDQIIGVAFVTSHGAVVKGGGRVVKNVAGYDFPKLLTGSYGSLGTIVELTLKTRPMPESTAMIWTQWPSSDRLEPILAALNTSRSRPVVFELLNAPAAESVSRDAELDLPTSGQILIMGVEGTSDVVQWQLDVLGAELAAATDRIEVRDADADRLLQSLTSHPAEEAAMSFKASLLPSAMTRFLAEVDPERWASQCHAGSGVVWGLALSSVPIVELAEDISRFRDLAVASEGNLILPRCPTDRKGDLGVWGYPRGDWELARMIKRSLDPAGAMNPGRFL from the coding sequence ATGAACTGGCCAGATACCTCGAATGAGTTCCCGCTGGGGGATGGACGCTTTGGCTCGGCCGTGGAACGCCCCACCGATCGTGAGTCCCTGGCCGCATGCGTGCTCAAGCACGTGTCTGATGGAGCAGCCATTTATCCGCAAGGGGGCCGTACGGCATTGGAAACAGGTGGGCCTCCGGATCGTCCTGGAATCGTGCTCGATGTTCAGGGCTTGAGTCGGGTCATCGATTATCCGGTGGCGGACATGACAGTTACGGTCGAGGCGGGAATGACCCTGGCCGCATTACAACAACTCCTTCGCAGCGAGGGTCAGCGTCTACCGCTTCATGCTCCATTCGCCGAGCGTGCGACCCTGGGAGCGATCTACGCGACGGATACCAGCGGACCAACTCGCTTCGGTCTTGGACGCCCCCGAGACCAGATTATCGGTGTTGCGTTTGTCACGTCTCACGGGGCCGTCGTCAAAGGGGGTGGGCGGGTTGTCAAAAACGTTGCGGGTTACGATTTCCCGAAACTGCTCACCGGTTCATATGGTTCGCTTGGGACCATCGTCGAGCTGACTTTGAAAACACGACCCATGCCGGAATCAACGGCGATGATCTGGACTCAGTGGCCATCGAGTGATCGGCTTGAGCCGATTCTCGCAGCCTTGAATACTTCGCGATCTCGACCGGTTGTGTTCGAGCTCCTCAATGCTCCAGCAGCGGAATCAGTGTCCCGAGACGCAGAACTCGATCTTCCGACGTCGGGACAGATTTTAATCATGGGTGTCGAGGGGACTTCGGATGTGGTGCAATGGCAACTTGATGTTCTGGGAGCAGAGTTAGCTGCTGCAACAGATCGTATCGAGGTTCGCGACGCCGATGCAGATCGACTTCTGCAATCGCTCACTTCCCATCCGGCAGAGGAGGCGGCCATGAGCTTCAAGGCTTCGCTCTTGCCGTCCGCCATGACTCGGTTCCTCGCAGAGGTGGACCCTGAGCGGTGGGCTTCTCAATGTCATGCCGGGAGTGGTGTCGTCTGGGGCTTGGCTCTATCTTCGGTCCCGATCGTCGAGCTTGCTGAGGATATCTCTCGTTTTCGAGACCTTGCCGTGGCCTCGGAAGGGAACCTGATCCTGCCCCGATGTCCGACCGATCGCAAAGGAGATCTTGGGGTCTGGGGATACCCTCGTGGTGATTGGGAACTGGCCAGGATGATCAAACGATCGCTTGATCCGGCTGGGGCGATGAACCCAGGCCGGTTCCTTTGA